The window GTAAACACCTCTCACAAAGATAACACTCACAAAGGAGCTCTGTTCTCttacacacaccaacacattcCTCAAACATCTGCCTTGACAACTCGACGCCCCCTGTCAGCGCTCTGAACAGACGACCAGGGAGCGTGACAGCCTTCGGCTCGGTTCAGGCGCCTACCGACCTCCACAGGCTGCTGCCGTGTACTGCACCTAAGGGGACCGATTCACAACTTTTTCACCTTCGGGGAAACATGACTTTGTAGATCCATtgcaatccttttttttttttttttttaagccacatCCAGCTTTACATTCATACTACAAAAATAGCCCAGTCTTCCAATGTGACCGCTGAATATTTCCACTGGAAAGATTAAGGGTTCAATGTCTGTAGATAACGTGATTGTGTGTACAATCGAGGGACATGTATTGCAGGTGTCGGCCCCCCTAGCGTTTACCAGACTGTATTTATGCCCACATCTTAAATTCTAAACTACGGCCTTCGATCGCATCCCCTGTTGTGCCAAGTTGCGCTCATCTTTTGAATGCCCGAATGTAATTCCACCGGGTCCATCAGGGCGAAAATCCTCTTCGTATATGTATCTCTAGACCAGAGCTTTAGCTCATTTCCCAACAATCAACATGTTCTCACACCCAAATACTTTATCTCAACATTTAAAAGCTTTTGTACCAAATCCCCCACTCCTGTGCTCCCATCCCTGCTGCAGTCTGCACTCAACTCTTTGAGATGTCgttcattcttttttctcactttgtacCTTTGGTGTCCTCTCTGTCCCCCgctgtctctctcgctctcgctccctctctctccagctgacAAAATGCCGATGACAGATCTGTTGAAAGCCGAGGAGATCAAGAAAGCTCTTGACGCCTTCGCAGGTCTGTAACCGCCGCGGAGTCGACACGGGGTTGTCGGCGGAAACAAACCTACAAAGTGCCAGGGGTTAGCTATGGATACTGACAGTCAAAGTCAAGCCACAAATATTTCTATCTTTTCAATCCACGTAAactctgttactgtgaaaaacaactcTATCCTGCTCTGTATGTGCAGTACTAATGTGATCCACAGCTGCCTATGATAAAATTCAGTATAACCCCTTGGGCTGATCATACAATTTTAattcacaaaatatttcaaactggCTAAAGTAAAGATGGAAGGTAGAGCTGTCTCGTGGTTCAGTCGGTACTTTTTTGATGTTCTTCTCGTTTTGCCTTTTGAAGCAGAAACATTCGATCCCAAAAAGTTCTTTGAAATGGTGGGAATGAGGGCCATGTCGGCCGAAAACGTCAAGAAGGTCTTCCAGGTTCTGGATGTGGACGGTAGCGGATtcatagaggaggaggagctcaaGTGAGGGACTCACACggacccacaaacacacaaaaagaagtGCTGGGCCAGTCCAATAGACCTCATACTATAAATCTATATCCCATACATTGTCATGTATGGATTCAACACTGTCCTAAGGTGATGATTTTCTGCAACACCCTGTGCTTTTCTCAGGTATGTACTGAAGGGCTTTTCCAAGGAGGGCAGAGATCTGACTGACGCCGAGACAAAAGCATTCCTCAAAGCAGCGGACAAAGATGGAGACGGCAAGATCGGCATTGACGGTGAGAGAAAGGAAATATATTGTGTATAAtaaattttattataaaaaaaaaggcatgtaGGCTGAAGGTGGATTACTGTAGCTCTACACCTCCAGACTGGGTGAGAAATCCGTCCTGTAACTTaaggtgctgtgtgtgtaaactTTCAAAACACTATGCCAACGTTTCTATAATCTCAGTTACTTCCTGTTGCAAAGATGTTGTTTCTACGTCTGTGGCAAAACAGCATCTAACGGCAGTCACTGTGCATTCTGGAGAGTTAAGCTACGTTAAAACAATGCAATTTCAACAGTGGAAGCTGGGATTCATTTTACGTTGCTCAAAAGTGACACCTGGATCATCCGTTTATGGGAATTATCGCAACTGGAAATCAATGTGCAAAAAAATTCTTTGGTTTTACAAAAAAGTACGATCACAACACACCAGCCGCGacacctgtcaacatgttgacgttccaaCCCATGTGTACTCAGCCGTTATTACCACATCCTTACATGGGAACTCAGCACTCGCGGGCGGGACCGCACGCATCTTCCAACTCGGCCTTCACATTTTGATCCcagctacacacctgtaaagtttcgtgactgcACCTTGCACGGTTGCGACGCCGTCGCGGTGAGAAAATTGgatccacagacagacagacctaTGAACGGACATATAAAAACCTGCCGAAGCACTCAATACAGCCTCTGCACCGCTACAGGtggtgtctccaggaccacattttgccatgacgacacacacacacacacacacacacacacacaaggactcacgaggtgaaaacaataccagaaTTTAAGTTTTCGGGTCCATATTTctagttttaatgttaaaactGACATTATTCTGTAGTTTTCATGCCGTcagaaaactctgaaaaaaaagaccaacaatAAATTAGTGCATCTCTTCATACGCACCAACTTTTCAGCTACAAGGCCATTTCTTCATACTGAATATGTAAATCTTTGAAAATAAGTcaaatatatatagtatataaagCATTTGTTAAAACAGCCAGGCACTGTTTTAGCAAACGTTCCTCGAAAAGGAGTAAAAACTGCATCTGTTTGCGACTACTTTTAGATGCCAATTAATACACAGTTGGCACTCTAGTGTGTATTCACAGCAGCATGACGTTGTACGTAGGACTGACTTAAAGtaaagtacagtgtgtgtgtgtgtgttttcatggtaaTCAAGGAACACGTCCCCCAGTGAAACAACGTGGCTCatcaaagctgttttttttttaatcagttttggACAATAGACCCCTTTCATTGCAGACATTTggacttttgacttttttaaagcaggaaaagcacatgtGTAAGTAATAGCCGAAATGATGGCTGCGTTCCATTCAGGTGAGCCCGTGCAAGCTCACTCAGTGACACAGCTCACGGGACGCTTAATAAAAAGCAGCCATCGTTGATGTTATCATATATTGAGAGGTctgaatgtctgctgtgaaatggGTCTataatggagctctgtggcacgGGGcaataagatatatcaggctaCGGTTACACAGACAATCCTTGTTAGTAGGAAATATATGAGCAGTGCCAGCCTTAAGCTTTAAGTTGTAGGTCAGTAGAGTTTGTCTCGTAATTTGtgcactttttcatttttacttttctttttcagagttTGAGGCCATGGTGCATGAGTAGGGGATAGCTgaacacccccaccccccttcctcttcttcctcttcctcgtcGTCCCTGCATTCATATTTTGTAACTGCCACCTTCAAACTCCTCCCACCTCCCTCGGGACCCCAGGCATGGAGTCAGACCGGGCCTGCTCTCTACAAAACGCTACCGGAAACAGGCTGACAGGGAGTTGCCATGAGGAGAAACATACAGGCATAATAGACACcggtttcattttttaaattttcattttttatatatatatatgtatatatatatacatatatatatatatatgtttaatcACTCATGCTGTATGGGTTTCAGAATCATTCTTAATGATTTAATGAGGATAGTTTGTGGTTTCAAAACAGGTGGTTCTAGTGCTGTAGATGGTGTAGATGTTATAAATACTTATTAAATCAttcatttccttcctctgtGTATTTTCAGGTTGTGCATTTTGTCTGATTGGTTTTACTTCTAGATGTTCACATATCAGTGCACTTCCCTCCcacacctcttcctcctccgccTTCCCTCacctcacctcctctcctctaccccccccccccccaactcccTGCCTCCGATCAGATGATGTAGTACATAAATGATATATAAGAAGAGctgtgaagagagaaaagatcaCAGTaagaaatgataataaaaaaaagttgactaGTAAATGTCTCTTTACTTATTGTTACTCACAGCGGACACAAAACATTAAACTCACAAAATACAATGCACTGAACAATGCAAAACATGTCAATCACACAACAGTGTAGAGTATTACAAATTTATAATGACTAGTTGAGCAGCTGCTGCCCAAGGGTGAGTCTGAAGGAAAATCCAATACGTACCTCAAAGAATAAAGTTGGCCCAAGTCGGATTTGAAaggattacatttttatgtttagatCTGTCAGATCAGTCCTGTATCACATGAGCATGAATATTCTGATTTGGGATTCATTTTCTCACAAAATGAGTTTAGAATGAGAACAAGACACGCAACAGCTTaagcaaaaaattaaacaaatgccGCCATCATCTTAAAGGCTGGGAAATACAGTTATTTGCTTTGCTCGCCTagatttagatgagaaaatcCATCCCGCTCTCACGTCAATGCACCT is drawn from Xiphias gladius isolate SHS-SW01 ecotype Sanya breed wild chromosome 15, ASM1685928v1, whole genome shotgun sequence and contains these coding sequences:
- the pvalb7 gene encoding parvalbumin-7, giving the protein MPMTDLLKAEEIKKALDAFAAETFDPKKFFEMVGMRAMSAENVKKVFQVLDVDGSGFIEEEELKYVLKGFSKEGRDLTDAETKAFLKAADKDGDGKIGIDEFEAMVHE